In Pseudanabaena yagii GIHE-NHR1, the following proteins share a genomic window:
- a CDS encoding discoidin domain-containing protein, with protein sequence MTLFTQIYSDAHNFLQGVITIPNTATNLAKAYLETIVDGIVDNTAQPILLGFLYQVDASLRRSKPYPIVSQRQTIPLDMSECANFLFVPVSRFIDDYTLSLYVSSESSGGAVDLSAYALISQLPDLAPYARLIDIPNLSNYVSNSQLATALANYALTSQLPDLSAYALKTEINGFSVKSQSVSISQGQSTTVNGVVLGIFEQVGYNQVSPSNMTSNSSLSPIIASSSSQYDSSYGAWRCFDGQVPNEPDFASSGALSSDWIALDFGSASKVVRRYSIFPSNVSIVNSNTPKQWTFQGSLNNTDWVTLDSQSNISGWVGATPKVFDFTNSVAYRYYRLNVTGITVPGGLLRIGEIQMFELLGDSYKKSDANYQVTYASTTGTQTVTRTASGGVNAIILYA encoded by the coding sequence ATGACCTTATTCACTCAGATTTACAGCGACGCTCACAACTTTTTGCAAGGTGTGATCACTATCCCAAATACCGCGACAAATTTGGCGAAAGCGTATCTAGAAACCATCGTAGATGGCATTGTGGACAACACAGCACAGCCGATCCTATTGGGTTTTCTATATCAGGTTGACGCATCTCTTCGGCGTTCTAAACCATACCCAATCGTCAGCCAACGCCAGACTATCCCCCTAGATATGTCTGAGTGTGCAAATTTCCTATTTGTGCCTGTGAGTCGGTTTATTGACGATTACACTCTCAGCCTATATGTGTCGTCAGAATCTTCTGGTGGAGCCGTTGACCTGTCAGCCTATGCCCTAATCTCGCAATTGCCCGATCTAGCTCCTTACGCGAGACTTATCGACATTCCCAATCTTTCTAACTATGTCAGCAATTCGCAGCTAGCAACAGCTTTGGCGAACTATGCCCTAACATCCCAATTACCAGACTTATCAGCCTATGCATTAAAAACAGAAATAAATGGATTCTCGGTAAAATCCCAATCAGTATCCATTTCTCAAGGGCAATCAACAACAGTCAATGGTGTAGTTTTGGGCATATTTGAGCAGGTTGGATACAATCAGGTTTCACCGTCAAACATGACATCAAACTCCTCGCTATCTCCAATCATCGCAAGTTCTAGCAGTCAGTACGATAGCTCGTATGGGGCTTGGCGTTGCTTTGATGGTCAAGTACCGAACGAGCCTGATTTTGCTAGTAGCGGAGCTTTATCGAGTGACTGGATAGCTTTGGATTTTGGATCTGCTAGCAAAGTTGTTCGTCGGTATTCAATATTCCCGTCAAACGTGAGCATTGTTAACTCTAATACTCCAAAGCAGTGGACTTTTCAGGGAAGCCTAAACAATACTGATTGGGTAACGTTGGATTCGCAATCAAACATTTCGGGATGGGTAGGAGCAACACCGAAGGTTTTTGACTTTACAAACAGTGTTGCCTATCGCTATTACAGGCTGAATGTCACAGGTATTACAGTACCCGGTGGGCTTTTAAGGATCGGTGAGATCCAAATGTTTGAGCTTTTGGGTGATTCGTACAAAAAATCTGATGCTAATTATCAAGTAACTTACGCAAGTACGACAGGCACTCAAACAGTTACCCGCACAGCATCGGGTGGAGTAAACGCAATCATTCTTTACGCATAA